The Pseudarthrobacter sp. NS4 genome includes a window with the following:
- a CDS encoding class F sortase: MHITYAAVGMDQTVLPLSPTDGEVTSSSIVPPHTADAYWLTPYGVPGAGSTNTTYIVGHSWEGRPSPFNEISSRARPGDQLTVTTGQGPLVFVIDQITVEYKDTLKDSAIWDKVPGRLVIITCHTEDLWGKNIIVQASPLPAG, translated from the coding sequence TTGCATATCACTTATGCCGCCGTCGGGATGGATCAGACTGTCCTGCCCCTGTCACCGACGGACGGGGAGGTGACGTCCAGTTCCATCGTTCCTCCCCACACGGCGGACGCCTACTGGCTTACCCCGTACGGCGTCCCCGGCGCGGGATCCACCAACACGACCTACATCGTAGGGCACAGCTGGGAGGGACGTCCTTCGCCCTTCAATGAGATCAGTTCCCGGGCAAGGCCCGGCGATCAACTTACCGTCACAACGGGTCAGGGACCCCTGGTCTTTGTCATCGATCAGATCACCGTGGAGTACAAGGACACGCTCAAGGACAGTGCCATTTGGGACAAGGTCCCGGGCCGGCTTGTCATCATCACCTGCCATACAGAGGATCTTTGGGGTAAGAACATCATCGTCCAGGCCAGCCCGCTACCTGCTGGTTAG
- a CDS encoding pyridoxamine 5'-phosphate oxidase family protein — protein sequence MTDAQSISKVTDIINDSKIGMLTTINEEGALVSRPLAVQEVKDDGDMWFYTGLGTSQVAHVRADSRVNVAFGKNTEWVSVAGRAEVVTDRARIREMWNQAVEAWFPDGPDTPEVCLLRVDSDSAEYWTSPGGTAATVLQWVKSKVTNSKMSVGESGTVEL from the coding sequence ATGACTGACGCCCAGAGCATCAGCAAGGTTACGGATATCATCAACGATTCCAAGATCGGAATGTTGACCACCATCAACGAAGAGGGCGCCCTCGTCAGCCGCCCGCTGGCCGTCCAGGAAGTCAAGGACGACGGCGACATGTGGTTCTACACCGGGCTCGGCACTTCCCAGGTTGCCCACGTCCGGGCGGACTCCCGCGTCAACGTCGCGTTTGGCAAGAACACAGAGTGGGTTTCGGTGGCAGGCCGCGCGGAGGTTGTGACGGACCGCGCCAGGATCCGTGAGATGTGGAACCAGGCGGTTGAAGCCTGGTTCCCGGACGGACCGGACACCCCGGAGGTCTGCCTGCTCCGCGTCGACTCGGACTCGGCGGAGTACTGGACCAGCCCCGGCGGCACGGCAGCCACGGTGCTGCAGTGGGTGAAGTCCAAGGTCACCAACAGCAAGATGAGCGTCGGCGAAAGCGGCACCGTCGAGCTTTAA
- a CDS encoding LacI family DNA-binding transcriptional regulator encodes MKDVARLANVSHQTVSRVLNGHPHVSSDARQRVEYAIAQLGYRRNTAARNLVTRKSQTVGVLAAALGQFGPSQTLLGIETAARDAGYFVSFATLREVTSQSVEDAIAHFSQQSVDGIVIVIPDPGVLQALDRIKLPFPVVTGSAGNRHLGSAVVNQRLGARLAVEHLVGLGHRKIGHLSGPAGWYDAIERVEGWREAMSGAGLVTDYLVEGDWSAQRGYEAGLKFAAQRNVTAMFISNDQMALGFLKAVQEAGLRVPGDVSIVGYDDQPDAAYFYPALTTIRQDFEELGRRCMELLLGQVSVGPDSRHLVVNPELVVRATTGPDREHAEPPPSSPAVGENTTGDPRS; translated from the coding sequence ATGAAGGACGTAGCCCGATTGGCAAACGTCTCCCATCAGACGGTGTCCCGGGTCCTTAACGGTCACCCGCATGTCAGCTCGGATGCCAGGCAACGCGTCGAATACGCCATTGCCCAGCTGGGCTACCGGCGTAACACCGCAGCCCGCAACCTCGTGACCAGGAAGTCACAGACAGTTGGGGTGCTGGCCGCCGCGCTGGGCCAGTTCGGTCCTTCACAGACGCTGCTGGGTATCGAAACCGCAGCGCGTGATGCAGGCTACTTCGTCAGTTTCGCCACGTTGCGGGAAGTAACGTCCCAAAGCGTAGAGGACGCCATTGCGCACTTCAGCCAGCAATCCGTGGACGGCATAGTCATCGTTATCCCGGACCCAGGGGTGCTCCAGGCGTTGGACCGCATCAAGCTGCCCTTCCCCGTGGTGACCGGGTCTGCCGGCAACCGGCACTTGGGAAGTGCGGTGGTAAATCAACGGCTCGGCGCCCGCCTGGCCGTGGAGCACTTGGTCGGCCTGGGGCACCGGAAAATCGGCCACTTGTCCGGGCCTGCGGGCTGGTACGACGCCATTGAACGCGTTGAAGGCTGGCGGGAAGCCATGTCCGGAGCGGGCCTCGTGACTGATTATCTAGTGGAGGGTGACTGGAGCGCCCAGCGCGGCTATGAGGCCGGCCTGAAATTCGCCGCGCAGCGGAATGTCACAGCCATGTTCATCAGCAACGACCAGATGGCTCTGGGCTTCCTGAAGGCTGTGCAGGAAGCCGGACTCAGAGTTCCTGGTGACGTCAGCATAGTAGGCTACGACGACCAGCCGGATGCAGCCTATTTCTATCCGGCCCTGACCACCATCCGCCAGGACTTCGAGGAGCTTGGCCGCAGATGCATGGAGCTGTTGCTGGGCCAAGTTAGCGTTGGGCCGGACTCGCGCCACCTCGTTGTCAACCCGGAACTGGTCGTCCGCGCAACTACCGGACCGGACCGGGAACACGCAGAACCGCCGCCGTCTTCGCCCGCTGTAGGGGAAAATACGACGGGGGATCCGCGTTCCTAG
- a CDS encoding flavin monoamine oxidase family protein codes for MLNLNRDVVVVGAGPSGLTAARELKKAGLTVAVLEARDRVGGRTWTDTVDGAMLEIGGQWVSPDQAVLLELLDELGLQTYPRYRQGESVYIGPDGIPMRYTGDTFPVDPATAVEMDRLVALLDVLAAEIGPTEPWAHPKARELDTISFHHWLRQNSANEEACKNIGLFIAGGMLTKPAHAFSALQAVLMAASAGSFTHLTDEDFILDRRVVGGMQQVSLLLAQELGDDVVLNSPVRTVNWEPDADGGHRVTVESDRATVNARFVIMAVPPNLYSRVSFNPPLPRRQHQMHQHQSLGLVIKVHAVYSQPFWRNAGLSGTGFGADALVQEVYDNTNYGDTRGTLVGFISDEKADAVFELSAEGRKKAILASIAGFLGEEALTPEVYYESDWGSEEWTRGAYAASYDLGGLHRYGKDQHAAVGPIYWSSSDLAAEGYQHVDGAIRMGLRTAARVAEEAKVAVPAGW; via the coding sequence ATGCTGAACCTTAACCGCGACGTTGTGGTCGTTGGAGCCGGACCGTCCGGATTGACAGCGGCACGCGAACTGAAGAAGGCCGGCCTCACCGTGGCAGTGCTTGAGGCGCGCGACCGCGTGGGCGGCCGCACCTGGACCGACACCGTTGACGGCGCCATGCTGGAGATCGGCGGCCAGTGGGTCTCGCCGGACCAGGCCGTGCTCCTGGAACTGCTTGATGAGCTGGGCCTGCAGACCTACCCCCGGTACCGCCAGGGCGAGTCCGTCTACATCGGTCCGGACGGCATTCCCATGCGCTACACCGGCGACACCTTCCCCGTAGACCCCGCAACCGCCGTCGAAATGGACAGGCTGGTAGCCCTGCTGGACGTACTCGCGGCCGAGATTGGGCCCACCGAACCCTGGGCGCACCCCAAGGCCCGCGAGCTGGACACCATCTCCTTCCACCACTGGCTGCGGCAGAACTCCGCCAACGAGGAGGCCTGCAAAAACATCGGCCTGTTCATCGCCGGCGGCATGCTCACCAAGCCCGCGCACGCCTTCTCCGCGCTGCAGGCCGTGCTGATGGCAGCCTCCGCCGGATCATTCACCCACCTCACGGATGAGGACTTCATCCTGGACCGGCGGGTGGTGGGCGGCATGCAGCAGGTCTCCCTGCTGCTCGCACAGGAACTCGGTGACGACGTCGTCCTCAATTCCCCGGTGCGCACCGTCAACTGGGAGCCCGACGCCGACGGCGGCCACCGCGTCACCGTCGAATCCGACCGCGCCACCGTCAATGCCCGGTTCGTGATCATGGCCGTTCCGCCCAACCTGTACTCCCGCGTCTCGTTCAACCCGCCGCTGCCCCGGCGCCAGCACCAGATGCACCAGCACCAGTCCCTGGGCCTGGTCATCAAGGTGCACGCCGTCTATAGCCAGCCGTTCTGGCGCAACGCCGGGCTGTCCGGCACCGGTTTCGGCGCCGACGCCCTGGTGCAGGAGGTGTACGACAACACCAACTACGGCGACACCCGCGGCACCCTGGTGGGCTTCATCTCGGACGAAAAAGCGGACGCCGTGTTCGAGCTGAGTGCCGAAGGCCGCAAAAAGGCCATCCTGGCCTCGATCGCCGGCTTCCTTGGCGAGGAGGCGCTGACGCCCGAGGTCTACTACGAGTCCGACTGGGGCTCGGAGGAATGGACGCGCGGTGCCTACGCAGCCAGCTACGACCTGGGCGGGCTGCACCGCTACGGCAAGGACCAGCACGCCGCCGTCGGGCCCATCTACTGGTCCTCCTCGGACCTCGCGGCCGAGGGGTACCAGCACGTGGACGGCGCCATCCGGATGGGTCTCCGCACGGCAGCCCGGGTTGCCGAAGAAGCGAAGGTGGCTGTTCCCGCCGGATGGTAA
- a CDS encoding EAL domain-containing protein, translated as MPGKDSSKTGARDALVCVLTVQVLFALIAGAALILDPAGILDDLRLQVLAGFVILLLVVMACLLALRFHHRHSAEGARSRSSAQLMDTVLTTSREWLWAVDEQGKFTFSSPTSTGLLGWTPAELIAEHCSKVIELNDLMRAKGDLAAINGPGWNRVVARFLHRDGSLVWMEVSGTTRPATQGQRGGFEGTSRLLPPQSVQQAAAAHSWARVRAMIDEKHLVTAFQPIHNLATGRLLGVEALSRFVATDGASTSSWFADAADVGLGTELEFAALETALETAKALRPDIYVALNVTPATCLDPLLPQILSKSAFARTGSSWS; from the coding sequence ATGCCGGGGAAAGATTCCAGCAAGACGGGGGCACGCGACGCACTGGTGTGCGTGCTGACTGTCCAGGTTCTTTTCGCACTGATCGCAGGTGCGGCCCTGATCCTGGACCCTGCCGGCATCCTCGATGACCTGAGACTTCAGGTTCTGGCTGGGTTCGTGATTCTCTTGCTGGTGGTCATGGCCTGCTTGCTTGCTCTCCGGTTCCACCACAGGCACTCCGCCGAGGGGGCGAGGTCCCGGAGTTCAGCCCAACTGATGGACACTGTGCTGACCACCAGCCGGGAATGGTTGTGGGCGGTCGACGAACAGGGAAAGTTCACCTTCTCCAGCCCGACCAGTACCGGCCTGCTCGGGTGGACACCGGCGGAACTGATCGCCGAGCACTGCAGCAAAGTCATCGAGCTAAACGACCTCATGCGGGCCAAGGGTGACCTCGCCGCGATTAACGGTCCAGGATGGAACCGGGTTGTTGCACGGTTCCTGCACCGCGACGGCAGCCTCGTGTGGATGGAAGTGTCCGGCACCACCCGCCCCGCAACGCAGGGACAACGTGGCGGTTTCGAGGGCACCAGCCGTCTTCTCCCGCCACAATCGGTTCAACAGGCCGCGGCTGCCCACAGCTGGGCCCGCGTCCGGGCGATGATCGATGAAAAGCACCTTGTGACAGCATTCCAGCCCATCCACAACCTTGCCACCGGGCGACTGTTGGGTGTCGAGGCCCTGTCACGGTTTGTCGCCACGGACGGAGCGAGCACCTCGTCCTGGTTCGCAGATGCTGCAGATGTGGGTCTGGGAACCGAACTGGAATTTGCCGCCCTGGAGACCGCACTCGAAACCGCCAAGGCTCTGCGACCCGACATTTATGTGGCCCTGAACGTCACCCCTGCGACATGCCTTGACCCGTTGCTCCCCCAGATTCTTAGCAAGTCCGCTTTTGCCCGGACCGGATCGTCCTGGAGCTGA
- a CDS encoding DUF6919 domain-containing protein, with product MKPEELPSRDQFGRLLEDRGVWRQATSLEAAGELTARWLEGGSSYQPGHLAAGFDEETAPIAAALAKLNRNGLFTKESQPGLLSGSAAQREYVTGFCSATMAGALLALSTRTELVTVAHAPGEESSAAIPVTLAGTEVTTVLGSSENPVDEEQIRDWAEETNDSLALLLADSWYVEILDPVWGRNDVLLPAVLGALTGQD from the coding sequence ATGAAGCCCGAGGAATTGCCATCCCGTGACCAGTTCGGCCGGCTGCTGGAGGACCGCGGGGTCTGGCGGCAGGCCACCTCCCTTGAGGCGGCCGGGGAGCTGACCGCACGCTGGCTGGAGGGTGGAAGCTCCTACCAGCCGGGACACCTGGCGGCCGGCTTTGACGAGGAGACGGCCCCCATCGCGGCCGCCCTGGCCAAGCTGAACCGGAACGGGTTGTTCACCAAGGAATCCCAGCCCGGCCTCTTGTCCGGCTCGGCCGCGCAACGGGAGTATGTAACGGGTTTTTGCAGCGCCACCATGGCCGGAGCACTGCTGGCGCTCTCCACCCGCACCGAACTGGTGACCGTGGCCCACGCCCCGGGCGAGGAGAGCAGCGCCGCCATCCCCGTGACCCTGGCCGGAACGGAAGTGACCACGGTGCTTGGCTCCAGCGAGAACCCGGTGGATGAGGAACAGATCCGGGACTGGGCTGAGGAAACCAACGATTCCCTGGCGCTGCTGCTCGCCGACTCCTGGTACGTGGAAATCCTGGACCCGGTGTGGGGCCGGAATGACGTGCTGCTGCCGGCGGTACTAGGGGCACTGACCGGCCAGGATTAG
- a CDS encoding Gfo/Idh/MocA family protein: MGEKLRWGVLGTARIVRKTIPALQETRNGEVLGIASRTEQKAREYADKHGIPQAFGSYEALLASPDIDAVYIALPNALHLEWILKALDAGKHVLSEKPLAMSAAECGEIARKANETGLKVLEGFMYRFHPRFEKLQELLAASAVGTLTFVHVAHSFDAGGDDNIRWYTGLGGGALFDAGCYCVNMSRMVTGQEPAHVAAFGNYRDANDSGRIDSSIAGILRFPEGATALFDTGLNLERRNFLEVTGTGGRLYLDNPFGLLEENSVLEEHHFGQDTVYHGVKGENHFVRMGEHFADSVLNGTPLRYSLTDAVNNTRVLEALDRAAREQAEA; encoded by the coding sequence ATGGGAGAGAAATTGCGTTGGGGCGTCCTGGGCACCGCACGCATCGTCCGAAAGACAATTCCGGCGTTGCAGGAAACGAGAAACGGTGAGGTCCTAGGTATTGCGTCCCGCACCGAGCAAAAGGCCCGAGAGTACGCTGATAAGCACGGCATTCCACAGGCTTTTGGTTCTTATGAGGCGCTGCTCGCTTCCCCGGACATCGACGCCGTCTACATTGCGCTGCCGAACGCACTGCACCTCGAATGGATTCTTAAAGCCCTGGACGCAGGCAAGCATGTCCTTTCTGAAAAGCCTTTGGCAATGAGCGCCGCCGAGTGCGGGGAGATTGCGCGCAAGGCCAACGAGACCGGGCTGAAAGTCCTGGAAGGCTTCATGTACCGTTTTCACCCACGTTTCGAAAAGCTGCAGGAGTTGCTTGCAGCCAGCGCGGTGGGCACATTGACCTTTGTCCACGTCGCACACTCCTTCGACGCGGGCGGGGACGACAACATCCGCTGGTACACCGGGCTCGGCGGCGGCGCACTTTTCGATGCCGGGTGCTACTGCGTCAACATGAGCCGGATGGTCACGGGGCAGGAGCCTGCTCATGTCGCCGCCTTTGGCAACTACCGTGACGCCAACGACAGCGGTCGGATCGACTCCAGCATTGCGGGCATACTGCGCTTTCCCGAGGGCGCAACCGCGCTGTTTGATACAGGGCTGAACCTCGAGCGCCGCAACTTTTTGGAAGTCACGGGCACCGGGGGCCGTCTCTACCTTGACAATCCGTTTGGGCTCCTGGAGGAGAATTCGGTCCTGGAGGAACATCACTTCGGGCAGGACACCGTCTATCACGGGGTCAAGGGCGAAAACCATTTCGTACGGATGGGCGAACACTTCGCCGATAGTGTTCTCAACGGAACGCCGCTCCGCTACTCTCTCACGGACGCGGTAAACAACACCCGGGTGTTGGAAGCTCTCGACCGGGCAGCGAGGGAGCAAGCGGAGGCGTGA
- a CDS encoding MFS transporter — MTGQEPAPSRAAEAHDGGANLNEDAAHASAQAEDGGAPRLTDPDAVDTSLRSPDQRQRTFAGILVNTALANITTSYLWFALTFWVYLETRNVIATGVIGGAYMLLIALSSISFGTFVDRYRKLAVMRFAAGFTLVMFVLSGVMFLLTPTPRLLDLTQPWFWIFALIILVGAVVENMRNVALSTTVTILIEPDRRANANGMVGMVQGLAFIVTSVLSGLSIGLLGMGWTVVVAGVLTALAFAHLLTLRMPEEVRVAATDAHGAFDLRGSIAAVMAIAGLFALILFSTFNNFIGGVYMALMDPYGLEMFPVELWGAFFALGSTGFIVGGALIGKFGLGSNPLRSMLIAVVVMGFLGAVFTIREWAWLYVAGIWLYLVLIPVVEAAEQTVIQQVVPLHRQGRVFGFAMAFESAAAPITAFLIAPIAQFWIIPYARSEEGSAQLAPLLGEGVSRGIALVFLIAGIIMITAALLAFLTPVYRRVSASYARAAAEAARDKDAAGGPASDNEAAGDSGTTARPLAD; from the coding sequence ATGACCGGGCAGGAACCGGCCCCTTCCAGGGCCGCTGAAGCTCACGACGGCGGCGCGAACCTGAACGAGGACGCGGCCCACGCCTCCGCCCAGGCAGAGGATGGCGGCGCTCCCCGCCTGACTGATCCCGACGCCGTCGACACCTCCTTGCGCAGCCCGGACCAGCGCCAGCGCACCTTCGCCGGGATCCTGGTGAACACCGCGCTCGCCAACATCACCACCAGCTACCTCTGGTTCGCCCTGACATTCTGGGTGTACCTGGAGACCCGCAACGTGATCGCCACCGGCGTGATCGGCGGGGCGTACATGCTGTTGATCGCCCTCTCCAGCATCAGCTTCGGCACCTTCGTGGACCGCTACCGCAAACTGGCCGTGATGCGCTTCGCCGCCGGCTTCACCCTGGTGATGTTCGTGCTGTCCGGAGTCATGTTCCTGCTGACACCCACGCCAAGGCTGCTGGACCTGACCCAGCCCTGGTTCTGGATCTTCGCCTTGATCATCCTGGTGGGCGCCGTGGTGGAAAACATGCGCAACGTCGCCCTCTCCACCACGGTCACCATCCTCATCGAGCCGGACCGGCGGGCCAACGCCAACGGCATGGTGGGCATGGTGCAGGGGCTCGCCTTTATCGTCACCTCTGTGCTCTCCGGACTCTCCATCGGGCTGCTGGGAATGGGCTGGACCGTCGTCGTCGCCGGTGTGCTCACGGCGCTGGCGTTCGCACACCTGCTCACCCTGCGCATGCCCGAGGAAGTACGCGTGGCCGCGACGGACGCCCACGGCGCCTTCGACCTCCGCGGTTCCATTGCCGCCGTCATGGCCATCGCCGGACTGTTCGCGCTGATCCTGTTCTCCACCTTCAACAACTTCATCGGCGGCGTGTACATGGCACTGATGGATCCGTACGGCCTGGAGATGTTCCCCGTGGAGCTTTGGGGGGCCTTCTTCGCTCTCGGTTCCACCGGGTTCATCGTGGGCGGTGCGCTGATCGGCAAGTTCGGCCTCGGCTCCAACCCGCTGCGCAGCATGCTCATCGCCGTGGTGGTGATGGGGTTCCTCGGCGCGGTGTTTACCATCCGTGAATGGGCGTGGCTCTACGTCGCCGGCATCTGGCTGTACCTGGTCCTGATACCTGTCGTGGAAGCTGCCGAGCAGACCGTCATACAGCAGGTGGTGCCGCTGCACCGGCAGGGCCGCGTGTTCGGGTTCGCGATGGCGTTCGAGTCCGCGGCAGCACCCATCACCGCCTTCCTCATCGCACCCATCGCGCAGTTCTGGATCATCCCGTACGCGAGGTCCGAGGAGGGTTCCGCGCAGCTGGCCCCGCTGCTGGGCGAGGGCGTCTCCCGCGGGATCGCCCTGGTATTCCTGATCGCCGGAATCATCATGATCACCGCCGCGCTGCTGGCCTTCCTCACCCCGGTGTACCGCCGCGTTTCAGCCTCGTACGCGCGGGCGGCTGCCGAGGCTGCCCGTGACAAGGACGCCGCCGGCGGCCCGGCAAGCGACAATGAGGCGGCCGGCGACAGCGGCACCACCGCCCGGCCCCTGGCTGATTAA
- a CDS encoding ice-binding family protein, with the protein MAGGATGAVLLAVAFAAQQSPAFAATAVGLGTATSYSVLAGSAVTNTGPSTLQGDLGVSPGTAITGFPPGIAAGATHAADAVALQAQSDVTTAYNVAAGQPLTTSVSGDLVGRTLTEGVYRSTSSLALSGQLTLDGQGNPDSVFVFQVASTLITASASRIILTNGALACNVFWQVGSSATLGTASTFKGTILALTSITAETSATVEGRLLARNGQVSLDTNVITSPGCLPTSTTPPPTTGTPTATVTPTETTTGTATPTETTSESATATGTATGSATATPTSTITEGPTVTATAGASGTATDAPGDNGTESSTPAAAAPLAGTGTGGRNQGTNVDTAASLSSGVPGTLGALVAGLALTAAIFFGVRLVAGRRPSSQE; encoded by the coding sequence ATGGCAGGGGGTGCCACGGGAGCAGTTCTCCTGGCCGTGGCCTTCGCGGCGCAGCAGTCGCCGGCGTTCGCTGCCACTGCGGTAGGTCTGGGCACCGCCACCTCCTACTCCGTACTCGCCGGCTCCGCAGTGACCAACACCGGCCCGTCCACGCTTCAAGGTGACCTGGGCGTCAGCCCAGGGACTGCCATCACAGGATTTCCGCCCGGCATTGCTGCGGGAGCCACTCATGCAGCAGATGCGGTGGCACTGCAGGCACAGTCAGATGTAACCACCGCCTACAACGTCGCGGCGGGACAACCCTTGACTACCAGCGTTTCAGGGGACCTCGTTGGCAGGACTCTGACAGAGGGTGTGTACAGGTCCACCAGCTCGTTGGCGCTCAGCGGTCAGCTCACGCTTGACGGCCAGGGAAATCCCGACTCCGTGTTTGTCTTCCAGGTGGCTTCGACCCTGATCACCGCTTCCGCCAGCCGCATCATCCTGACCAACGGTGCCCTGGCCTGCAATGTGTTCTGGCAGGTAGGCAGTTCAGCCACCCTGGGGACGGCGTCGACCTTCAAAGGGACCATTCTTGCGCTCACCTCCATAACGGCGGAGACCAGCGCGACGGTGGAAGGGCGGCTGCTTGCCCGCAACGGGCAGGTATCCCTGGATACGAATGTGATTACCAGCCCCGGCTGTTTGCCAACGTCAACAACGCCGCCGCCCACCACGGGCACGCCGACGGCGACAGTCACCCCGACCGAGACAACAACAGGTACGGCGACGCCGACGGAAACAACCTCGGAAAGCGCTACAGCGACTGGGACTGCAACCGGCTCCGCCACCGCGACGCCCACCTCAACAATCACGGAAGGCCCGACGGTGACTGCCACAGCAGGAGCGTCCGGAACAGCCACCGACGCACCAGGGGACAACGGCACTGAATCTTCTACCCCTGCAGCGGCAGCGCCACTGGCGGGGACGGGAACCGGGGGCAGGAACCAGGGCACCAACGTTGATACGGCGGCAAGCCTTTCCAGCGGAGTCCCGGGGACTCTCGGCGCACTCGTTGCTGGCCTTGCACTAACCGCTGCAATCTTCTTCGGGGTCCGGTTGGTGGCCGGAAGGCGCCCGAGCAGCCAGGAGTAG
- a CDS encoding TetR/AcrR family transcriptional regulator — MPAVSAAQGRSTGKAAGNAEARRRRAGRPSAAVLDKVGITGAALELVSRKGYEGLTMAALARQLDVAPSALYNHVASKRDVLLLVEDHLMSLVDVSGFGTSPWEEAVRSWAWSYRNVFAEHTPLIPVIAVLPVTDAPQTLAMYEAISKGFLDAGFPESRIVSSIVALESFIFGSAYDVTAPEDIFEPGSMAESTPHFTAAVRSIAAPPSSERSADTAFTLGLEALISGLGALRG, encoded by the coding sequence ATGCCGGCAGTATCAGCCGCACAGGGACGCTCCACCGGAAAAGCCGCCGGCAATGCTGAGGCACGGCGACGGCGGGCGGGCAGGCCTTCGGCGGCCGTGCTGGACAAGGTGGGCATCACCGGCGCCGCGCTGGAACTCGTCAGCCGGAAAGGCTACGAGGGGCTGACCATGGCCGCTTTGGCCAGGCAGCTCGACGTCGCGCCTTCTGCCCTGTACAACCATGTGGCGTCCAAGCGTGACGTGCTGCTCCTGGTGGAGGACCACCTGATGTCCCTGGTGGATGTTTCCGGCTTTGGCACCTCGCCGTGGGAGGAGGCTGTGCGCTCGTGGGCCTGGAGCTACCGGAATGTCTTCGCGGAGCACACCCCGCTGATCCCGGTTATCGCCGTCCTGCCCGTGACGGACGCGCCGCAAACGCTGGCGATGTACGAGGCAATCAGCAAGGGATTCCTCGACGCCGGCTTTCCGGAGTCGCGGATTGTCTCCTCGATTGTGGCGCTGGAGTCCTTCATCTTTGGGTCCGCCTACGATGTCACCGCGCCGGAGGACATCTTCGAGCCCGGTTCCATGGCTGAATCAACCCCGCACTTCACCGCCGCCGTCCGCAGCATTGCCGCGCCGCCGTCGTCGGAACGTTCGGCCGACACTGCATTTACCTTGGGCCTGGAGGCGCTGATTTCGGGACTGGGCGCGCTGCGGGGTTAA